In Eucalyptus grandis isolate ANBG69807.140 chromosome 4, ASM1654582v1, whole genome shotgun sequence, the following proteins share a genomic window:
- the LOC104447532 gene encoding sorting nexin 1: protein MWMEQQRSPSGSSQSPRSPSAHPYLSVSVTDPVKLGNGVQAYISYRVIAKTNFPEYLGPEKIVIRRYSDFVWLHDRLFENYKGVFIPPLPEKSAVEKFRFSAEFIEMRRQALDIFVNRIASHHELRQSEDLRTFLQVDEEVMERLRSYETGIFKKPADLMQIFKDVQSRVTDVVLGKEKPVEESHPEYEKMKHYIFELENHLAEAQKQAYRLVKRHRELGKSLSDFGNAVKLLGACEENAIGKAFSELGAKSELVSAKLQKEAHELLMHFEEPLKDYVRAVQSIKATIADRGIAFRQQCELAETIKLKEINLDKLMLTRSDKVRDAEIEYRELKAESEEAMRRFETIVRRMNEEMVRFQDQKTIDMGVAFHEFAKGQARLANGIADAWRSLLPKLEACSV from the exons ATGTGGATGGAACAGCAGCGGAGTCCCTCGGGGTCGTCGCAGAGCCCCAGATCCCCGTCCGCCCACCCGTACCTCTCGGTCTCCGTCACCGATCCCGTCAAGCTCGGGAACGGCGTCCAGGCCTACATCTCCTATCGCGTCATCGCCAAG ACGAACTTCCCGGAGTACCTGGGGCCGGAGAAGATTGTCATTCGAAGGTACAGCGATTTTGTTTGGCTGCATGATCGGCTTTTTGAGAATTACAAGGGCGTTTTCATCCCTCCTCTGCCCGAGAAAAGTGCTGTAG AAAAATTCCGCTTTAGTGCTGAATTTATTGAAATGAGGCGTCAGGCTTTAGATATATTTGTTAACCGGATAGCTTCACATCACGAGCTGCGGCAAAGTGAGGACCTAAGAACCTTCttacaggttgatgaagag GTAATGGAGAGATTAAGGTCATATGAAACTGGCATATTTAAGAAGCCAGCAGATCTTATGCAGATATTTAAG GACGTACAATCCAGAGTGACCGATGTGGTTTTAGGAAAAGAGAAACCAGTGGAAGAGTCGCATCCTGAATATGAAAAGATGAAACACTATATCTTTGAGCTTGAAAACCACCTGGCTGAAGCACAGAAGCAGGCATATCGACTTGTAAAGAGGCACAGGG AACTTGGGAAATCTCTCTCAGATTTTGGCAACGCAGTCAAACTCCTTGGTGCCTGTGAAGAAAATGCTATTGGGAAGGCATTTTCTGAACTTGGAGCAAAATCAGAATTAGTATCAGCTAAGCTGCAGAAGGAG GCTCATGAGCTCTTAATGCATTTTGAAGAACCTTTGAAGGATTATGTTCGTGCTGTGCAGTCTATTAAG GCCACCATAGCAGATCGAGGCATCGCCTTCAGACAGCAGTGTGAATTGGCTGAAACAATTAAATTGAAAGAGATAAATCT GGATAAACTCATGCTGACACGATCTGATAAGGTGAGGGACGCGGAGATTGAATACAGAGAG CTGAAAGCAGAAAGTGAGGAAGCAATGAGAAGATTCGAAACAATAGTGAGACGGATGAATGAAGAGATGGTACGCTTTCAAGACCAGAAGACGATAGATATGGGAGTCGCGTTTCACGAATTTGCCAAAGGGCAGGCACGTCTGGCAAATGGAATTGCCGATGCTTGGCGAAGTCTCCTTCCCAAACTGGAAGCTTGCTCTGTCTAG